Proteins encoded together in one Prunus dulcis chromosome 3, ALMONDv2, whole genome shotgun sequence window:
- the LOC117623626 gene encoding uncharacterized protein At4g15970-like codes for MSVSSSNSLFSSVLLCILLKNSSQPIGTTHDVSLLNFQTNPESAELVEVLRRASMADRTIILTIVEEAWTGTGSVLDLFLESFRIGQETKWLLNHLIIVTVGRQAFQYCKSLHPHCFQLTPIGVSKPPTGEQLHKHSRDRHDLLHKVLQLGYNLVFTVVDVKWFRNPIPHFNPQDEVTIPCGLELKYGSNKQDRGLFYVKSNDISVEFFNYLKLVGVLYPDTPFESLCEIATEQEIMEMHGMRIKFLDNAYFGGFCQPLQNNSEVYTMQANCCEKTESKVHDLKLVLDDWNNFTGQSSNNSLGTLSSWRAPDKCIQ; via the exons ATGTCGGTATCTTCCTCTAATAGCCTTTTCAGCTCAGTGCTCCTATGcatacttttgaaaaattctTCTCAACCAATTGGAACCACCCACGACGTATCgcttctcaattttcaaacG AACCCAGAAAGCGCAGAGTTGGTGGAAGTTTTGAGAAGAGCATCGATGGCAGACAGAACGATCATACTTACCATTGTTGAGGAAGCCTGGACTGGTACTGGCTCTGTTCTTGATCTCTTCCTAGAGAGCTTTCGGATTGGCCAAGAGACCAAATGGCTCTTGAATCACTTGATCATTGTCACTGTAGGCAGGCAAGCATTTCAGTACTGCAAGTCCCTGCATCCCCATTGCTTCCAGCTCACACCAATTGGAGTATCGAAACCTCCTACCGGAGAGCAACTTCACAAGCACAGTCGGGATAGACATGACCTGCTACATAAAGTGCTTCAACTAGGCTACAATCTTGTTTTCACA GTGGTGGATGTTAAGTGGTTCAGAAACCCAATACCACACTTCAACCCCCAAGATGAAGTCACAATTCCATGCGGTCTCGAACTGAAATATGGAAGCAATAAACAGGATAGGGGGCTCTTTTATGTGAAATCAAATGATATATCAGTCGAATTCTTCAACTACTTGAAATTGGTCGGGGTCCTATACCCCGACACTCCTTTTGAATCTCTCTGTGAGATTGCAACAGAACAGGAGATTATGGAAATGCATGGAATGCGCATAAAATTTCTTGATAATGCTTATTTTGGTGGATTTTGTCAGCCACTTCAGAACAATAGTGAAGTTTATACCATGCAAGCAAACTGCTGTGAAAAGACTGAAAGTAAGGTCCATGATCTAAAGCTTGTCCTAGATGATTGGAACAACTTCACAGGACAATCATCAAATAATAGCTTGGGGACATTGTCTTCATGGCGAGCCCCAGACAAATGCATCCAATAA